A stretch of the Acidobacteriota bacterium genome encodes the following:
- a CDS encoding cbb3-type cytochrome c oxidase subunit II gives MSKIDKSSGLFIGAAVGFFAIGAILTTFAPPFFDASWTKPVPGLKNYPAMAKAGDPEAKLVMQGRAIYVREGCWYCHTQQTRTIEADTVRYGWRGVKSPVSTPDEFVYDAPHMFGTRRVGPDLSRVGGKYDRQWHVTHFKDPRALVPGSVMPPFPWIANDAKELDALVAYIQSLGRQKDWRPAHDYEQ, from the coding sequence ATGAGCAAGATCGACAAATCGAGCGGTCTCTTCATCGGAGCCGCCGTCGGATTCTTCGCGATCGGCGCGATCCTCACGACGTTCGCGCCGCCGTTCTTCGACGCGAGCTGGACGAAGCCCGTCCCCGGGCTGAAGAACTACCCTGCGATGGCGAAGGCCGGCGACCCCGAAGCGAAGCTCGTCATGCAGGGCCGTGCGATCTACGTGCGCGAGGGCTGCTGGTACTGCCACACGCAGCAGACGCGCACGATCGAGGCCGACACGGTTCGCTACGGCTGGCGCGGCGTGAAGAGCCCCGTCTCCACGCCGGACGAGTTCGTCTACGACGCCCCGCACATGTTCGGGACCCGGCGCGTCGGGCCGGATCTCTCGCGCGTCGGCGGCAAGTACGACCGCCAGTGGCACGTCACGCACTTCAAAGACCCGCGCGCCCTCGTGCCCGGCTCCGTCATGCCGCCCTTCCCGTGGATCGCGAACGACGCGAAGGAGCTCGACGCACTCGTCGCCTACATCCAGTCGCTCGGCCGCCAGAAGGACTGGCGCCCGGCTCACGACTACGAGCAGTGA
- a CDS encoding cbb3-type cytochrome oxidase assembly protein, with protein sequence MASFVASALCLLVWAVRTGAMKDDETPKYRMLDDDDGGNGNG encoded by the coding sequence ATGGCGTCCTTCGTCGCCTCGGCGCTCTGCCTGCTCGTGTGGGCGGTGAGGACCGGCGCGATGAAGGACGACGAGACCCCGAAGTACCGGATGCTGGACGACGACGACGGAGGAAATGGAAATGGCTGA
- a CDS encoding S9 family peptidase, which translates to MTRADPAKNKWLPELNLVDAATGAMRALTHDRKGVSHPRWSPSGDRLAFLAADGAGKDAKPQVFVLPMAGGEARKVTSAPAGVQHFAWRPDGKAFAFAAEDERPNKAEIEKGNDLFEVGSDSLYVSEPPMPVHVWLVPAEGGEAKRLTSGAWSLPAALPPSPPSSPLSWSPDGKSLAFVRVETPHSGDNDAATVRILDVESGAIRALTGKTHFEGFPVFSPDGSRVSYWCPRDRDPNNVNDIHVTSAAGGEGVNLTKPIDRCLYASVWTPDGKALIVGGNDGTHISLWLAPLDGPAKRLELGDVNPAWSFFVDPSVGPNGSIAFVGSEPGRPGELWWMASAASAPKRLTDLNAEIAGRDLGKVETFTWKGPDGFEEDGVVVLPPGLAPGAKVPLVLYIHGGPQAASTRAFPAPAHLFAAQGWAVFMPNYRGSDNRGNAYQRAIFNDAGDGPGRDVLAGVDALVKKGFVDPARIAVSGWSYGGYMTSWLIGHDTRWKAAVAGAPVTDLADQYSFADFNVQMRYAMKGNATPFSAGGDALYRAQSPITYATRAKTPTLILSDTGDFRVPYTQAFKLFRALKEAGVETSFVAIPVEGHFPGDPVRTREVFRRWVDWLAPRLK; encoded by the coding sequence GTGACGCGCGCGGACCCCGCGAAGAACAAGTGGCTGCCCGAGCTGAATCTCGTGGACGCCGCGACGGGCGCGATGCGCGCCCTCACGCACGACCGCAAGGGCGTCTCCCACCCGCGCTGGTCGCCGTCCGGCGACCGCCTCGCGTTCCTCGCGGCCGACGGGGCGGGGAAGGACGCGAAGCCGCAGGTCTTCGTCCTGCCGATGGCGGGCGGCGAGGCCCGGAAGGTGACGAGCGCGCCGGCGGGCGTCCAGCACTTCGCGTGGCGGCCCGACGGCAAGGCGTTCGCCTTCGCCGCCGAGGACGAGCGGCCGAACAAGGCCGAGATCGAGAAGGGCAACGACCTGTTCGAGGTCGGCAGCGACAGCCTCTACGTGTCCGAGCCGCCGATGCCGGTGCACGTCTGGCTCGTTCCGGCCGAGGGCGGCGAGGCGAAGCGGCTGACGTCGGGCGCGTGGAGCCTGCCCGCGGCTCTTCCTCCCAGCCCGCCGTCCTCGCCCCTGTCGTGGTCGCCGGACGGGAAGTCCCTCGCGTTCGTCCGCGTCGAGACGCCGCACTCGGGCGACAACGACGCCGCCACGGTCCGGATCCTCGACGTCGAGTCCGGCGCGATCCGCGCGCTGACGGGCAAGACGCACTTCGAGGGGTTCCCGGTCTTCTCGCCCGACGGGTCGAGGGTCTCGTACTGGTGCCCGCGCGACCGCGACCCGAACAACGTGAACGACATTCACGTGACGTCGGCGGCCGGCGGCGAGGGAGTAAACCTCACGAAGCCGATAGACCGGTGCCTCTACGCGTCCGTCTGGACGCCCGACGGGAAGGCCCTGATCGTCGGGGGCAACGACGGGACGCACATCTCGCTCTGGCTGGCGCCGCTGGACGGCCCCGCGAAGAGGCTCGAGCTCGGCGACGTCAATCCCGCATGGTCGTTCTTCGTCGACCCGTCCGTCGGCCCGAACGGCTCGATCGCGTTCGTCGGGAGCGAGCCCGGGCGCCCCGGGGAGCTGTGGTGGATGGCGTCGGCCGCGTCCGCGCCGAAGCGCCTCACCGACCTGAACGCCGAGATCGCCGGCCGCGACCTCGGAAAGGTCGAGACGTTCACGTGGAAGGGGCCGGACGGCTTCGAGGAGGACGGCGTCGTCGTCCTGCCGCCGGGCCTCGCGCCGGGCGCGAAGGTCCCGCTCGTCCTCTACATCCACGGCGGTCCGCAGGCCGCGTCGACGCGCGCGTTCCCGGCCCCGGCCCATCTGTTCGCCGCGCAGGGCTGGGCGGTGTTCATGCCCAACTACCGCGGGAGCGACAACCGCGGGAACGCCTACCAGCGCGCGATCTTCAACGACGCGGGCGACGGCCCCGGCCGGGACGTTCTCGCGGGCGTCGACGCCCTCGTGAAGAAGGGCTTCGTCGACCCGGCGCGCATCGCGGTGTCGGGGTGGTCCTACGGCGGGTACATGACGAGCTGGCTCATCGGACACGACACGCGCTGGAAGGCGGCGGTCGCGGGCGCCCCCGTGACGGACCTCGCGGACCAGTACTCCTTCGCGGACTTCAACGTCCAGATGCGGTACGCGATGAAGGGGAATGCGACGCCGTTCTCGGCCGGAGGCGACGCGCTCTACCGCGCGCAGTCGCCGATCACGTACGCGACGCGGGCGAAGACGCCGACGCTCATCCTTTCGGACACCGGCGACTTCCGCGTCCCGTACACGCAGGCGTTCAAGCTCTTCCGGGCGCTGAAGGAAGCCGGCGTCGAGACGTCGTTCGTCGCGATCCCGGTCGAGGGCCATTTCCCGGGCGACCCCGTGCGCACCCGGGAAGTCTTCCGCCGGTGGGTCGACTGGCTGGCGCCGCGGCTGAAATAG
- a CDS encoding sulfite exporter TauE/SafE family protein — MNEFAVAAALTFAASAHCVGMCGGFAAAASAGARSWRLLASQLLLQLGKATSYMFLGALAGALGGAIVKSAALSMGGRIVTVAAGLALLFAGLALLGLLGRGDDALSRWLAPHWARVMGPLLQQRPAGFPLVVGMAMGFFPCPLVYAGVGAAAATGSPLKGALTMAGVGLGTVPALLLSAAFGSMLSAVWRRNVARIAGVLLVAFAALTIARGFGVPVMRYLHMGGAAPASADAPCH, encoded by the coding sequence GTGAACGAGTTCGCCGTCGCCGCCGCCCTCACGTTCGCCGCGTCCGCGCATTGCGTCGGGATGTGCGGCGGGTTTGCCGCCGCCGCGTCGGCGGGCGCGCGCAGCTGGAGGCTCCTCGCCAGCCAGCTCCTCCTTCAGCTCGGCAAGGCCACGTCGTACATGTTCCTGGGCGCGCTCGCCGGAGCCCTCGGCGGCGCGATCGTGAAGAGCGCGGCGCTCTCGATGGGCGGACGTATCGTGACGGTGGCCGCGGGTCTCGCGCTTCTCTTCGCGGGCCTCGCCCTCCTCGGCCTCCTCGGGCGCGGCGACGACGCGCTGTCGCGCTGGCTCGCGCCGCACTGGGCGCGCGTGATGGGCCCGCTCCTCCAGCAGCGGCCCGCGGGATTCCCGCTCGTGGTCGGGATGGCGATGGGATTCTTCCCGTGCCCGCTCGTCTACGCGGGCGTCGGCGCGGCGGCGGCGACGGGCAGCCCGCTCAAGGGCGCGCTCACGATGGCGGGCGTGGGGCTCGGGACGGTGCCGGCGCTGCTCCTCTCGGCCGCGTTCGGGTCGATGCTGTCGGCCGTGTGGAGGAGGAACGTCGCGCGGATCGCCGGCGTCCTCCTCGTCGCGTTCGCGGCGCTCACGATCGCGCGTGGCTTCGGCGTCCCGGTCATGCGCTACCTGCACATGGGCGGGGCCGCGCCGGCGTCGGCGGACGCGCCCTGCCACTGA
- a CDS encoding FAD-dependent oxidoreductase, with product MLTLGVPLYRLPRELVKAEIDAILSLGVELRLNARVGSPGLTISDLRAQGYKAFFIGAGLQGSRRLKIPGADLPGVVNGLEFLKLVNLGQKIDIGPRVLVIGGGNVAFDVARSALRNDANESEDFRVTADVARTAARRAGVTEVHIVCLESREEMPADAVEIEEGLHEGLQLHTSLGPRAVLGDGKVAGVEFASCLSVFDSEKRFNPKFDESMKETIEVDTVIFAIGQSAEFNFLTPEDGIELTDRGLIKVDSETLQTSRPDVFAGGDVVLGPRLFIDAIASAQVAARSIHDYLRKSTTSVVLNYEWSPAAYTMGQDWEVEERRLPPSDAPTAEELPTAADRMVERNYPEAEARRQAERCLRCDVQTYFEGQHCIACNGCVDVCPDDCLHLVGLSQVASDPRLLAMAGEQLGITKETLAAFEPSELDALGGVMLKDETACIRCSMCATRCPTRAFTMQRYAFHRELQVELVPNARLKY from the coding sequence ATGCTGACGCTCGGCGTCCCCCTCTACCGCCTGCCCCGCGAGCTCGTGAAGGCCGAGATCGACGCGATCCTGTCGCTCGGCGTCGAGCTGCGCCTCAACGCGCGGGTCGGGTCTCCGGGCCTGACGATCTCCGACCTCAGGGCGCAGGGCTACAAGGCCTTCTTCATCGGCGCGGGCCTGCAGGGCAGTCGGCGCCTCAAGATCCCGGGCGCCGACCTGCCGGGCGTCGTGAACGGCCTCGAGTTCCTGAAGCTCGTGAACCTCGGCCAGAAGATCGACATCGGACCGCGCGTCCTCGTCATCGGCGGCGGCAACGTCGCGTTCGACGTCGCGCGCTCGGCGCTCCGCAACGACGCGAACGAGAGCGAGGACTTCCGCGTGACCGCCGACGTCGCCCGCACGGCGGCGCGCCGGGCCGGCGTCACCGAGGTCCACATCGTCTGCCTCGAGTCCCGGGAAGAGATGCCGGCGGACGCCGTCGAGATCGAGGAGGGCCTCCACGAGGGCCTCCAGCTCCACACGTCGCTCGGGCCGCGCGCCGTCCTCGGGGACGGCAAGGTCGCGGGCGTCGAGTTCGCGTCCTGCCTCTCCGTGTTCGACTCCGAGAAGCGGTTCAACCCGAAGTTCGACGAGTCCATGAAGGAGACGATCGAGGTCGACACCGTCATCTTCGCGATCGGCCAGAGCGCCGAATTCAACTTCCTGACGCCCGAGGACGGCATCGAGCTGACGGACCGCGGCCTCATCAAGGTCGACAGCGAGACGCTGCAGACGTCCCGTCCGGACGTCTTCGCCGGCGGCGACGTCGTCCTCGGCCCGCGCCTCTTCATCGACGCGATCGCGTCGGCCCAGGTAGCGGCCCGCAGCATCCACGACTACCTCCGCAAGTCGACGACGAGCGTCGTCCTGAACTACGAGTGGTCGCCGGCGGCGTACACGATGGGTCAGGACTGGGAAGTCGAGGAGCGGCGCCTGCCGCCCTCCGACGCCCCGACGGCCGAAGAGCTCCCGACGGCCGCCGACCGGATGGTCGAGCGGAACTACCCGGAGGCCGAGGCGCGCCGGCAGGCCGAGCGCTGCCTGCGCTGCGACGTCCAGACGTACTTCGAGGGCCAGCACTGCATCGCGTGCAACGGCTGCGTCGACGTCTGCCCGGACGACTGCCTCCACCTCGTAGGGCTCTCGCAGGTCGCCTCCGACCCGCGCCTCCTCGCGATGGCGGGGGAGCAGCTCGGGATCACGAAGGAGACGCTCGCCGCGTTCGAGCCCTCGGAGCTCGACGCCCTCGGCGGGGTCATGCTGAAGGACGAAACCGCCTGCATCCGCTGCTCGATGTGCGCCACGCGCTGCCCGACGAGAGCGTTCACGATGCAGCGGTACGCGTTCCACCGGGAGCTCCAGGTCGAGCTGGTCCCGAACGCGCGATTGAAGTACTGA
- the cadA gene encoding cadmium-translocating P-type ATPase translates to MSAVAAVAASSQTLPPLPLCAHCGLPVAGLFRLPSGPCYCCGGCALAHRLTGGASGHGQVSGLLMAVGVGAFLAMNVMMCSFVLYTRGAETDRAAGEAWVRWALLVLATPALFLLGLPFLNRGLKRLKDRSLDTDALIVIGVAAAFALSVRSVLSGGGPIYLDTAMGILLFVTIGRYLEASSRARTTDALVALVQELPSEASRVVNGLEERVSVDALRPGDVIRVRPGERIAVDGTIVDGTASVSEAEITGESVPASRGPGDHVAAGTLNQDGSLLIEARRTGPETTVARLVKLVAESRAGRYTLAPLVDRLSAAFVPFVLLVAAGTLAYWTHRAGPGEGLMNALSVLLIACPCAIGIATPLASTAAVGRAAAAGVLVRSGAVFEALARAKRVFLDKTGTLTTGILSLADVRPAQGFDRDGLLALAAALEHGSEHPVGRAICSAAGAGEKKREEKISLKVDEFRARPGQGVEGRIGGEVVRVGTAAFAGAPDASAPPGFAAAYVSCSGTFAGTLLFSDRTRPESAEAVAALRGRGLSIEVLSGDLPSRVTSFAADFPGLRAAGGLSPEGKLDVIRSSVRAGESPVMVGDGINDAPALGVASAGVTLESGTDLAREVADVTILGGDLRKLPWTIDLAHRTVRTAHLNLFWAFFYNGIGITLAVCGLLHPLFGAVAMIASSLLVVVHSQRLTRFPLPGVSA, encoded by the coding sequence TTGAGCGCGGTCGCGGCCGTCGCGGCGTCCAGCCAGACGCTTCCGCCGCTGCCGCTCTGCGCGCACTGCGGTCTCCCGGTCGCGGGCCTCTTCCGTCTCCCGAGCGGCCCCTGCTACTGCTGCGGCGGCTGCGCCCTCGCGCACCGGCTGACGGGCGGCGCCTCCGGGCACGGGCAGGTCTCGGGCCTCCTCATGGCGGTCGGCGTCGGCGCGTTTCTCGCCATGAACGTCATGATGTGCAGCTTCGTCCTCTACACGCGCGGCGCCGAGACGGACCGCGCCGCGGGCGAGGCGTGGGTCCGGTGGGCGCTCCTCGTCCTCGCGACGCCGGCGCTGTTTCTCCTCGGCCTGCCGTTCCTGAACCGCGGACTCAAGCGCCTGAAGGACCGGAGCCTCGACACCGACGCGCTCATCGTGATCGGCGTCGCCGCCGCCTTCGCGCTCTCGGTCCGCTCCGTCCTGTCGGGCGGCGGCCCGATCTACCTCGACACGGCCATGGGAATTCTCCTCTTCGTCACGATCGGGCGATACCTGGAGGCCTCCTCGCGCGCCCGAACGACCGACGCGCTCGTCGCGCTCGTCCAGGAGCTCCCGTCGGAGGCGTCGCGGGTCGTGAATGGCCTCGAGGAACGCGTCAGCGTGGACGCGCTGCGCCCCGGCGACGTCATCCGCGTCCGCCCCGGCGAGCGCATCGCCGTGGACGGCACGATCGTGGACGGGACGGCGAGCGTCTCCGAGGCCGAGATCACCGGGGAGAGCGTCCCCGCCTCGCGCGGCCCGGGCGACCACGTGGCGGCCGGCACGCTGAACCAGGACGGGAGCCTTCTGATCGAAGCCCGGCGCACCGGGCCCGAGACGACCGTCGCGCGCCTCGTGAAGCTCGTCGCCGAGTCGCGCGCGGGCCGCTACACGCTCGCGCCGCTCGTCGACCGGCTCTCCGCCGCGTTCGTGCCGTTCGTCCTCCTCGTCGCGGCCGGCACGCTCGCGTACTGGACGCATCGCGCCGGCCCCGGCGAAGGCCTCATGAACGCGCTCTCGGTCCTCCTCATCGCCTGCCCGTGCGCGATCGGCATCGCGACGCCTCTCGCCTCGACGGCCGCCGTCGGGCGGGCCGCGGCGGCAGGCGTTCTCGTGCGCTCGGGGGCGGTGTTCGAGGCGCTGGCGCGGGCGAAGCGCGTCTTCCTCGACAAGACAGGCACGCTCACGACCGGCATCCTCTCCCTCGCGGACGTGCGCCCTGCTCAAGGGTTCGACCGCGACGGCCTCCTCGCTCTCGCGGCGGCTCTCGAGCACGGCAGCGAACATCCCGTGGGCCGTGCGATCTGCTCGGCCGCGGGCGCCGGAGAAAAGAAAAGAGAAGAGAAGATTTCTTTGAAGGTGGATGAATTCAGGGCGCGGCCGGGGCAAGGCGTGGAGGGGCGAATCGGCGGCGAGGTCGTTCGCGTGGGAACCGCCGCGTTTGCAGGCGCTCCCGACGCGTCGGCGCCCCCGGGTTTCGCAGCGGCCTATGTCTCGTGCTCGGGCACTTTCGCAGGAACTCTTCTCTTCTCCGATCGCACCCGTCCCGAATCCGCCGAGGCCGTCGCCGCGCTCCGGGGACGCGGACTCTCCATCGAGGTTCTCTCCGGAGATCTTCCTTCCCGCGTCACGTCCTTCGCGGCGGACTTTCCGGGCCTTCGCGCGGCCGGCGGCCTCTCGCCGGAGGGGAAGCTGGACGTGATCCGTTCCTCGGTGCGGGCAGGGGAGTCGCCCGTGATGGTGGGCGACGGGATCAACGACGCGCCGGCCCTCGGCGTCGCGTCGGCGGGCGTCACTCTGGAGTCCGGCACGGACCTCGCGCGCGAGGTCGCGGACGTGACGATCCTCGGCGGCGACCTCCGAAAGCTGCCCTGGACGATCGACCTCGCGCACCGGACGGTCCGGACCGCGCACTTGAACCTCTTCTGGGCCTTCTTCTACAACGGCATCGGGATCACGCTCGCCGTCTGCGGCCTCCTGCACCCGCTCTTCGGGGCGGTCGCGATGATCGCGTCGAGCCTTCTCGTCGTCGTCCACTCGCAGCGGTTGACCCGCTTCCCGCTGCCGGGAGTCTCCGCGTGA
- a CDS encoding beta-lactamase family protein: MSVRPLRAALALCLALPALSTLAGDFGGVEQALRSEMEAKRIRGAAVAVVHGDAVVFETGLGDSDPQNLHPVTAGTFFRIGSTTKVFVATAALLLAHDGRLDLDRPVSEYVSGLAPKVGRLTTNQLLTHTAGLFDDAPMEGAGDDGALGREVRTWTDERVFLPPGRFLSYSNPGYWLVGHVIETVAKEPFADAMERLVLRPLGMAHSTFRPEAAARLPLASPFDGRRREIVPAPNHAGTLPSGSLYSSAREMARLPIALMNGGRLDGRQVLPADVVTALLTSRVDVPERPGGRYGYGLLFETRRGARHVFHTGGRAGYGSILRMVPDEKFAVVVLANRTSAVMGRTADAATAAFVAQGPAAPQATSKPFRNDAAPFEGTFECPMPLKVELYTRGVLHLKRGFMRAPLNRRSDGLFTDSVLVLAVTRGPDGRVDYLHTELHTLARRN, from the coding sequence ATGAGCGTCCGACCTCTCCGTGCCGCCCTCGCCCTCTGCCTTGCTCTCCCCGCCCTCTCGACGCTCGCCGGGGACTTTGGCGGCGTCGAGCAGGCCCTCCGATCGGAGATGGAGGCGAAGCGGATCCGCGGAGCCGCCGTCGCGGTCGTGCACGGCGACGCCGTCGTCTTCGAAACGGGCCTCGGCGATTCCGACCCGCAGAATCTCCATCCCGTCACCGCGGGGACGTTCTTCCGCATTGGTTCCACGACGAAGGTGTTCGTCGCGACGGCGGCCCTCCTCCTCGCGCACGACGGGCGTCTCGATCTCGACAGGCCGGTGTCCGAATACGTCTCCGGCCTCGCCCCGAAGGTCGGGCGCCTCACGACGAACCAGCTCCTGACCCACACGGCGGGCCTCTTCGACGACGCGCCCATGGAGGGCGCCGGGGACGACGGCGCTCTCGGGCGTGAAGTGCGGACGTGGACCGACGAAAGGGTCTTCCTCCCGCCCGGCCGATTCCTCTCCTACTCGAACCCCGGCTACTGGCTCGTCGGGCACGTGATCGAGACCGTCGCAAAAGAGCCGTTTGCCGATGCGATGGAGCGCCTCGTCCTCAGGCCTCTCGGCATGGCGCACTCGACGTTCCGCCCGGAGGCCGCGGCCCGTCTCCCCCTCGCGTCGCCGTTCGACGGCCGCCGCCGGGAGATCGTGCCTGCTCCCAATCACGCAGGCACTCTGCCCTCCGGATCGCTCTATTCGAGCGCGCGGGAGATGGCGCGCCTGCCGATCGCCCTCATGAACGGCGGCCGCCTCGACGGCCGCCAGGTCCTCCCCGCGGACGTCGTCACCGCCCTTCTCACGTCCCGCGTCGACGTGCCCGAAAGGCCCGGAGGCCGCTACGGTTACGGCCTCCTCTTCGAAACGCGGCGGGGCGCCCGCCACGTCTTTCACACCGGAGGCCGGGCGGGCTACGGCTCGATCCTCCGAATGGTCCCGGACGAGAAGTTCGCCGTGGTCGTCCTCGCGAATCGGACGTCAGCCGTGATGGGCCGGACCGCCGACGCCGCGACCGCCGCGTTCGTCGCGCAGGGTCCCGCGGCGCCGCAGGCGACCTCGAAGCCGTTCCGGAACGACGCCGCGCCCTTCGAAGGGACGTTCGAGTGCCCCATGCCGTTGAAAGTGGAGCTCTACACCCGGGGCGTTCTGCACCTCAAGCGGGGCTTCATGCGGGCACCCCTCAATCGGCGGTCGGACGGCCTCTTCACCGATTCCGTGCTCGTCCTCGCCGTCACGCGCGGGCCGGACGGGCGCGTGGACTACCTCCACACCGAGCTTCACACGCTCGCGCGCAGGAACTGA
- a CDS encoding 4Fe-4S binding protein, with the protein MALPGWTGRFTKQRRLIQLGFLVVFALLPLFDLFRFDFTISRFYFFRNEIWLDEWTLIWLALMFAMWLVGAASLILGRVYCAYACPQMVFSEFANDLDALAKRIARKISANGRGAAVRVVSLGLLAPVSVLFSVLFMAYFAPLPEVVRRLARFDVGPWVGLLGVLTAVFFFLDFAFLREGFCRSACPYGLLQGILEDGRSLHVTFDETTGPCIQCNLCAKVCPMEIDIRNGPYQIECTRCGNCIDSCNLILGKKKRPGLLAFDFGSASLKHWDAKRVLVAVSTVGFGVALVLAIALRQDVSFRLSPVYMEQAAGPSEFAESRFLLRATNKGKTPVALSVTSEGLPKDVALDGMQDPSVPAGTEKRFTITVRVPRAEVASSVVPFTLTVKAKDRSETFPAALFVAGRKG; encoded by the coding sequence ATGGCACTTCCGGGGTGGACGGGACGGTTCACAAAGCAGCGGAGACTCATCCAGCTGGGGTTCCTCGTCGTCTTCGCGCTGCTTCCGCTCTTCGACCTCTTCCGGTTCGACTTCACGATCAGCCGCTTCTATTTCTTCCGGAACGAGATCTGGCTGGACGAGTGGACGCTGATCTGGCTCGCGCTCATGTTCGCGATGTGGCTCGTCGGGGCCGCGTCGCTCATCCTCGGGCGCGTCTACTGCGCGTACGCGTGCCCGCAGATGGTCTTCTCCGAGTTCGCGAACGACCTCGACGCGCTCGCGAAGAGGATTGCCCGGAAGATCTCTGCGAATGGAAGAGGGGCCGCGGTGCGCGTCGTGTCGCTCGGGCTGCTGGCGCCCGTCTCGGTCCTCTTCTCCGTCCTTTTCATGGCATATTTCGCGCCGCTGCCCGAGGTCGTCCGGCGGCTCGCGCGCTTCGACGTCGGTCCGTGGGTCGGTCTCCTGGGGGTTCTCACCGCCGTCTTCTTCTTCCTCGACTTCGCGTTCCTGCGCGAGGGTTTCTGCCGGTCCGCGTGCCCGTACGGCCTGCTGCAGGGCATCCTCGAGGACGGCCGGAGCCTCCACGTGACGTTCGACGAGACGACGGGCCCGTGCATCCAGTGCAACCTCTGCGCGAAGGTCTGCCCGATGGAGATCGACATCCGCAACGGCCCGTACCAGATCGAGTGCACGCGCTGCGGCAACTGCATCGACTCCTGCAACCTGATCCTTGGCAAGAAGAAACGCCCAGGCCTCCTCGCGTTCGACTTCGGGAGCGCGAGCCTGAAGCATTGGGACGCCAAGCGCGTCCTCGTCGCGGTGTCGACCGTCGGCTTCGGCGTCGCGCTCGTCCTCGCGATCGCGCTCCGTCAGGACGTCTCCTTCCGTCTCTCGCCGGTCTACATGGAGCAGGCCGCCGGGCCCTCCGAGTTCGCGGAGTCGCGGTTCCTCCTTCGCGCCACGAACAAGGGGAAGACCCCGGTGGCCCTGAGCGTGACGTCCGAGGGCCTGCCGAAGGACGTCGCCCTCGACGGGATGCAGGATCCGAGCGTCCCGGCGGGCACGGAGAAGAGGTTCACGATCACGGTGCGCGTGCCGCGGGCGGAAGTTGCGTCGAGCGTCGTTCCGTTCACGTTGACCGTCAAGGCGAAGGACCGTTCGGAGACGTTTCCCGCCGCGCTGTTCGTCGCGGGGAGGAAGGGCTGA
- a CDS encoding FAD-dependent oxidoreductase, producing MSTAISSAYRRLRIPDAERYWVEQVKCRVGCPVFTDACGYVTAVAEGRDEDAYAAARATNPFVSICGRICGAPCEAACRRGSVDAPVAIRAIKRWACELHGTDTGSFEKYHRYADERMLVPKGNYAEKIAVIGSGVGGLTVAHDLARAGYAVTVFEANPVPGAC from the coding sequence ATGAGCACGGCGATCTCCTCCGCGTACCGGCGGCTCCGGATCCCGGACGCCGAGCGGTACTGGGTCGAGCAGGTCAAGTGCCGCGTCGGGTGTCCGGTGTTCACCGACGCCTGCGGGTACGTGACGGCGGTGGCCGAAGGCCGGGACGAGGACGCGTATGCGGCGGCGCGCGCGACGAACCCCTTCGTCTCGATCTGCGGCCGCATCTGCGGCGCGCCCTGCGAGGCGGCCTGCCGCCGCGGAAGCGTGGACGCTCCCGTCGCGATCCGCGCGATCAAGCGCTGGGCCTGCGAGCTGCACGGGACCGACACCGGCAGCTTCGAGAAGTACCACCGCTACGCGGACGAGCGGATGCTCGTCCCGAAGGGAAACTACGCGGAAAAGATCGCCGTGATCGGCTCGGGCGTGGGCGGCCTCACCGTCGCCCACGACCTCGCGCGGGCCGGTTACGCCGTGACTGTTTTCGAGGCAAACCCGGTTCCTGGGGCATGCTGA